The Pontibacter pudoricolor genome contains a region encoding:
- a CDS encoding response regulator, producing the protein MKKILLIEDNQEIRENTAEILSLANYSVLEAENGKVGVELAKSERPDLIICDIMMPQLDGYGVLHMLSKNPATSSIPFIFLTAKSEKEDFRKGMNLGADDYLTKPFDDLELLDAVEMRLKKNEILKAEFNKSVEGIDNFIQEARGFEDLNKLLSDKRKVTVFKKKQHLFMEGYRTTALYFLNKGKIKTFKANEEGREYITNLYKDGDFIGYLDLLEETPYRESAVALEDSEVYIIPKEDFFTLLNHNRDIANKFIKLLSDNLADREERLLKLAYNSVRKRVAEALLLVEKQYQQQAGDKTQISITREDLASIVGASKETVIRTLADFKDEKLIDSQGSRIFILDSAKLAKMRN; encoded by the coding sequence ATGAAAAAAATATTGCTGATAGAAGATAATCAGGAAATCAGAGAAAATACCGCCGAAATACTCTCACTGGCAAACTATAGCGTACTTGAAGCCGAGAACGGAAAAGTAGGTGTGGAACTGGCTAAAAGTGAGCGACCTGACCTGATCATCTGTGACATTATGATGCCCCAGCTAGACGGTTATGGCGTACTGCATATGCTCAGCAAAAACCCGGCAACATCCAGCATCCCGTTCATTTTCCTGACTGCAAAATCAGAGAAAGAAGATTTTAGAAAAGGCATGAACCTGGGCGCTGACGACTACCTGACCAAACCGTTTGACGACCTGGAGTTACTGGATGCTGTGGAAATGCGCCTGAAAAAAAATGAGATACTAAAGGCGGAATTTAACAAGAGCGTAGAGGGCATCGACAACTTTATACAGGAAGCACGCGGCTTCGAGGACCTGAACAAACTGCTGTCGGATAAGCGCAAGGTGACGGTATTTAAGAAAAAGCAGCACCTGTTTATGGAAGGTTACCGCACAACGGCTTTGTACTTCCTGAACAAAGGCAAGATCAAAACTTTTAAGGCAAACGAAGAAGGCCGCGAATACATCACCAACCTGTACAAGGACGGAGACTTTATCGGTTACCTGGACCTGCTGGAAGAAACACCTTACCGCGAGTCGGCTGTGGCACTGGAAGATTCTGAAGTGTACATCATCCCGAAAGAAGACTTTTTTACGCTGCTCAACCATAACCGCGACATAGCTAACAAGTTTATAAAACTGCTGTCTGATAACCTGGCCGACCGCGAAGAACGCCTGCTGAAACTGGCTTATAACTCGGTGCGAAAACGTGTGGCTGAAGCGCTGCTTTTAGTAGAAAAACAATACCAGCAACAGGCCGGCGATAAAACCCAGATCAGCATAACCCGCGAAGACCTGGCCAGTATAGTGGGCGCTTCCAAAGAAACCGTAATCAGAACGCTGGCTGACTTTAAAGACGAAAAACTGATCGACAGCCAGGGCAGCCGCATCTTTATACTTGATTCTGCCAAGCTGGCTAAAATGCGGAATTAA
- the hemA gene encoding glutamyl-tRNA reductase, with the protein MENNFKALTLSYKHAPINVREAVALNEIGCRNLLDKIKEFTNAQDVLVLSTCNRTEVYYSAEKELDQAIIKLIAMERGFISTKKITPYFQHITNPELAVQHLFYVGLGLESQVVGDMQILNQVKKAYQWSAEANMAGPFLHRLLHTIFATNKQVFNETSFFDGAASVSYATVELVEELIADLVNPRVLMIGVGEIGANVCDNFQKSTINNVVIVNRTHHKAQALAEKTNATAMYWENVWEEIAQADVVISSVPGDCFFITKEVIAQQGVTTPKFFLDLSMPRSIDSTLEEIAGVEVYNVDTIKNRASEALEMRMAAIPQVQQIISEAIVEFSTWTREMAMSPALQQFKSKLEEIRQQELNRYMKNLGEAEREVVEKLTQNILNKIVKLPALELKAACMRGESEALVEGLAALFSLEKDKV; encoded by the coding sequence ATGGAGAACAACTTTAAAGCCCTGACATTATCTTACAAACATGCACCGATAAATGTGCGCGAAGCAGTAGCCCTGAACGAGATAGGTTGCCGCAATTTGCTGGATAAGATCAAGGAGTTTACAAATGCCCAGGATGTGCTGGTCCTTTCGACCTGCAACCGCACGGAAGTATACTATAGCGCTGAGAAAGAATTGGACCAGGCGATCATAAAACTGATCGCGATGGAACGTGGCTTTATATCCACAAAAAAGATCACGCCATACTTTCAGCACATAACCAACCCTGAGCTGGCTGTTCAGCATCTTTTCTACGTTGGCCTTGGCCTGGAGTCGCAGGTGGTTGGCGATATGCAGATACTGAACCAGGTAAAGAAAGCTTACCAATGGTCTGCAGAAGCAAATATGGCCGGCCCGTTCCTGCACCGTTTGCTGCACACGATCTTCGCTACCAACAAACAGGTTTTCAATGAGACTTCCTTTTTTGATGGAGCTGCTTCGGTATCGTATGCCACTGTCGAGTTAGTCGAAGAGCTGATAGCTGACCTGGTAAACCCGCGCGTGCTGATGATCGGGGTAGGAGAGATTGGGGCGAATGTGTGTGATAACTTTCAGAAATCAACTATAAACAATGTGGTTATCGTTAACCGCACGCATCATAAAGCACAGGCGCTGGCCGAGAAAACCAACGCTACGGCTATGTACTGGGAGAACGTGTGGGAAGAGATTGCTCAGGCAGATGTTGTTATCTCCTCTGTTCCCGGCGACTGCTTTTTCATAACTAAAGAAGTGATAGCGCAGCAGGGTGTAACTACTCCGAAGTTCTTCCTGGACCTGTCTATGCCACGCAGCATCGATAGCACACTGGAAGAGATTGCAGGTGTGGAAGTTTACAATGTAGATACCATTAAAAACCGCGCTTCGGAAGCCCTGGAAATGCGTATGGCCGCTATTCCGCAGGTACAGCAGATTATCTCGGAAGCTATAGTTGAGTTCAGCACCTGGACCCGCGAAATGGCGATGTCGCCGGCACTGCAGCAGTTCAAAAGCAAGCTCGAAGAAATTCGGCAGCAGGAGTTAAACCGTTATATGAAAAACCTGGGCGAAGCGGAGCGTGAAGTAGTGGAGAAGCTAACACAGAACATCCTGAACAAGATCGTGAAACTACCCGCCCTGGAACTGAAAGCCGCCTGCATGCGTGGTGAGTCGGAAGCGTTAGTAGAAGGTTTAGCTGCCTTGTTTAGTTTAGAAAAAGATAAAGTTTAG
- a CDS encoding complex I subunit 4 family protein, with protein MGFGRHYRRVPDHGPVPVLLFLGSDADTDVLPDRSLGHENRTYAAYKFFLFTQASGLLMLLAILGLYFIHGSETGTYTFNYFDLLNTPLAPDAGRLLMFGFLAAFLVKLPVVPFHSWLPDAHSQAPTAGSVILAGLLLKTGAYGLLRFVVPLFPTAAVEFAPWAMLLGVIGIIYGAIVAYSQTDLKRLVAYTSVSHMGFVILGVFAFNEWALQGVVMQMIAHGLSTGALFILAGFLYERLHTRDMTQMGGFWAKAPKMGVIALVFVMATLGLPGLGNFIAEFLTLVGSWQAANWLTVFATIGIVLATAYSLRIMQKVFYEPGPRQEPLPDLNLREMLIAVPMVLGLLWLGLYPQPIIDMARPSITEQLQAYTAPEPKIEKENIAVVKVDVHQSQLSIEKVKKK; from the coding sequence CTGGGCTTTGGCCGGCATTACAGGCGTGTTCCTGACCATGGACCTGTTCCTGTTCTACTTTTTCTGGGAAGTGATGCTGATACCGATGTACTTCCTGATCGGAGTCTGGGGCATGAGAACCGCACTTACGCAGCCTATAAATTCTTCCTTTTCACGCAGGCAAGCGGACTGCTCATGTTGCTGGCAATACTGGGATTATACTTTATCCACGGCTCCGAAACCGGCACCTATACGTTTAATTACTTCGATTTACTTAACACTCCGCTTGCGCCTGATGCTGGCCGTCTGCTGATGTTCGGTTTCCTGGCTGCGTTCCTGGTAAAGTTGCCGGTAGTTCCGTTCCATTCGTGGCTGCCCGATGCACACTCGCAGGCTCCCACTGCGGGCAGCGTTATTCTTGCCGGGCTGTTGCTTAAAACCGGGGCTTATGGTTTGCTTCGATTTGTTGTTCCACTTTTCCCGACCGCTGCTGTTGAATTTGCGCCATGGGCGATGCTACTGGGTGTAATTGGCATTATTTACGGTGCTATAGTTGCTTATTCCCAAACCGACCTGAAACGATTGGTGGCCTATACTTCGGTGAGCCATATGGGCTTTGTAATACTGGGTGTTTTTGCCTTTAATGAGTGGGCACTGCAGGGCGTGGTGATGCAGATGATCGCACACGGCCTGAGCACTGGAGCGCTGTTTATACTTGCCGGATTCCTGTACGAGCGCCTGCATACCCGCGACATGACACAGATGGGAGGCTTCTGGGCCAAAGCTCCGAAAATGGGGGTAATTGCGCTGGTATTTGTGATGGCAACTCTTGGCCTTCCGGGTCTGGGTAATTTTATAGCGGAGTTTCTGACCTTGGTCGGATCGTGGCAGGCTGCTAACTGGCTTACCGTTTTCGCAACTATAGGCATTGTGCTGGCAACGGCATACTCGCTACGCATTATGCAGAAAGTGTTCTATGAGCCCGGTCCACGACAGGAGCCACTCCCCGACCTGAACCTGCGTGAAATGCTGATCGCCGTACCGATGGTGCTCGGCTTACTCTGGCTGGGCTTGTATCCGCAACCCATCATTGACATGGCCAGACCATCCATCACAGAGCAACTACAGGCTTATACTGCACCGGAGCCGAAAATAGAGAAAGAAAATATAGCTGTAGTAAAAGTAGATGTACATCAAAGCCAGCTAAGTATTGAGAAAGTGAAGAAAAAATAA
- a CDS encoding NADH-quinone oxidoreductase subunit N, which yields MSQTDFIYLMPLLILTFAVLVSMLVIAAWRNHKIIYVITALSFIAAFGSLFELRTTTAYVIEPMFVIDGFGVFYIGMILLTSLLVSMLSYAYFEQREERKEEYYLLLVLATLGACVLVISTHFASLFLGLEILSISLYALIPYLRTRPRSDEAGIKYLILAAFSSAFMLFGMALVYFSTGTMMFSGLAQSIAGMQELPLLLLTGIGMMLIGVGFKLGIVPFHMWTPDVYEGAPAPVTAFIATVSKGGVLGLLIRFFMEVDGFRYPVLVTILTIVAIASMFAGNLLALMQKNVKRILAYSSISHLGYILVAFMAGNQMGVEAITFYLVAYFITSVGAFGVVALLSDKNSDAELLEDYKGLLWRRPWTAAVFSAMLLSLAGIPLTAGFVGKFYIIAAGINDHLWLLVVMLVLNSVIGLYYYIKIIAVMFQQPETEREPTIRLRPSIYVASAGTLAVLALLLVYIGIYPTGLVQLIQDVLVSVPEIVAK from the coding sequence ATGAGCCAGACAGATTTTATATACCTGATGCCGCTGCTGATCCTCACGTTTGCAGTACTTGTTTCGATGCTGGTAATAGCCGCGTGGCGCAACCATAAGATCATTTATGTTATTACAGCGCTCTCGTTTATCGCTGCTTTTGGGTCGCTGTTTGAGTTGCGTACTACTACAGCTTATGTCATTGAGCCGATGTTTGTGATTGATGGTTTCGGCGTATTCTATATCGGGATGATTCTGCTGACTTCGCTGCTCGTGAGCATGCTGTCGTATGCCTATTTTGAGCAGCGCGAAGAGCGGAAAGAAGAATACTACTTACTATTGGTGCTTGCCACGTTAGGTGCTTGCGTGCTCGTCATTAGTACACACTTTGCGTCGCTCTTCCTGGGCCTGGAGATTCTCAGTATCTCGCTTTACGCACTCATCCCCTACCTGCGCACCCGCCCCCGCTCCGACGAAGCCGGGATTAAATACCTGATATTAGCTGCTTTTTCGTCTGCTTTTATGTTGTTCGGGATGGCGCTGGTATACTTTAGCACAGGAACGATGATGTTCTCAGGTTTGGCTCAAAGTATAGCTGGCATGCAGGAGTTGCCGCTGCTGTTGCTAACTGGTATCGGCATGATGCTGATCGGCGTTGGCTTTAAGCTGGGCATTGTGCCGTTCCATATGTGGACGCCCGATGTGTATGAAGGTGCGCCTGCTCCGGTTACGGCCTTTATTGCCACCGTTTCTAAGGGGGGAGTGCTGGGCTTGCTGATTCGTTTCTTTATGGAAGTAGATGGTTTCCGTTATCCGGTACTTGTCACTATCTTAACTATAGTTGCCATCGCATCTATGTTTGCCGGCAACCTGCTGGCCCTGATGCAGAAGAACGTAAAACGCATTCTGGCCTATTCTTCCATTTCCCATTTAGGTTACATTTTGGTAGCCTTTATGGCCGGTAACCAGATGGGTGTAGAAGCGATAACGTTTTACCTGGTAGCCTACTTTATTACCAGCGTCGGGGCGTTTGGGGTGGTGGCTTTGCTTTCGGATAAAAATAGCGATGCGGAGCTATTGGAAGACTATAAAGGCCTGCTCTGGCGCCGACCGTGGACTGCTGCAGTGTTCTCGGCTATGTTGCTATCACTGGCTGGCATTCCGTTAACCGCTGGTTTTGTGGGTAAATTTTACATCATTGCCGCTGGAATAAACGATCACCTATGGCTGCTAGTCGTGATGCTGGTGCTCAACAGTGTCATCGGTCTGTACTATTATATCAAGATCATTGCCGTCATGTTCCAGCAACCGGAGACCGAACGCGAGCCAACTATACGATTGCGGCCGTCTATTTATGTAGCCAGTGCCGGAACGCTGGCTGTGTTGGCGTTATTGCTGGTGTATATCGGTATTTATCCGACCGGGTTAGTGCAGTTGATACAGGATGTGCTGGTTTCGGTGCCGGAGATTGTAGCTAAGTAA